The nucleotide sequence AAAATTAGTGGCTAAAGAGGAATTATAGTTTTGTGTAAAGGATTCCGATCTCCTTGGCTGAAGGTCAATAATATTATTGGTAGCAGACCATGAAACATTTGCTCCCACAGAGGCCTTTATTTTTCCAAAAGTCCGTTGATATCTACCGTTGGCACTTAAGGATTCGTCTTCCAAATTGGAGTTAATGGTAGTACCAATCCTGTTTATTCCAATAATTTCAGAAGCACTTTTAAGTGCGTCTATTCGTTTCGTATAGGTAATATTTCCAAAAATATTGGTGAAATTGAACATATTAAAACTGAAGAAGTTCAATGATAGATTGTGGTTCAAAGCACTCTCCAAGTCCCTGTTCCCGGAATAAACCGAGTTGTAGTTATTGAGCACGTAGGCCTCCGCAAAGCTATTGACATCTGTAAAAGATCTTGATACCCTGTAATTAAATCGAATGTTTTCGGATTTTTTAAGTTGAACATTTATGTACAAATCCGGCAGCAAAGCGGTTAAATTATCCTCAACAGTAGTTCCCAGCTGTTCGTTTTTGGTACCGTATTGATGCAAGGTAACACCAGGATTAAAGGTGAATATCCCGGCTATCACCTTATAATGAAAACCCAAATACAAATCCGAAACATTATAGGTTACATCGTTGTTGAAGGCGCTGTCGGTAAAAGTCAATGGGGGGCCACCATCCAATATTTGAAAAATACCGGAATTAAAATTCTGATGGCTCTGTGTAGTACCCAGTGTAAAATTTAAATTACTCTTTTGGCCCGTTACCCAATAATAATCCAGCTTCGCGTCCACTTTATTGGTTATGGTATTATTGCCCTGATTAAGGTCATAGATACTCTGATCTTCATCTACCGGAAAAATATCGGTAAAGGCAAAATTATCCCTGATAGCATTATAAAATGGATCTTCATCCTGATAAATATGTTGGGCTTCAAAGGCAAAAATATTTTTTGAATTTAAAGTAGTATAATAAATATTGGCATTTTGATTCACGGAAATAGGCTTTTGCCTCTTAGTTTCCGTAATTTCATCAGTAATCGTGGAAATTGATATAACATTCTCAATTTCATCATCGTCAGATTGCTTCAAAAGTATGTCGTAATCAAATTGGAACCTGTCATTAGGCTTATACTTAGAACTAAATTTTGCCAATCCCAAATGAGCGGTTTGATCTGTAGACGTGGTAGCATCCTCCGTTTCGTTGGAGGAAATATAAACCCTTCTCGTTTGGTCTTCCATTAAGGTCCCGGTATAGGAATAAATACCAAATCCGCTCAAATCCCAATTTTCTTTGGGGGAATAACTAAAATTCACGGCAGCAAACTTGGTATCTATATTTTTTGCCCTATTGTTCTGAAGGCTGGAAAGTCCCAAGCCATCCCCTCCTATATCTATGGAGCTTCCACTTGAGCTGCCCAGATTTCTAAATCCTCCGGTAAAACTCTGGTAATCCCTTCTATTAAAGGGTGCTTCCCCAATATTATTGAGATCGGTAATAATATTAATACTATAATCAGGGCTATAAAAAAAGAGTTTTGGATGTGCCAGATAACTATCATTAGTACCATAACCCGCCGTTATTTCCCCAAACCAAAATCTCTTTTTACCCTGCTTCAACTTAATATTGAGCGCTACATTATCAGTATCATTGGTCAGGCCCTGCATTTGGGTTACTTCGTTAAAATTTCTCAACACCTCTATCTTATCCAATGCATTGGCCGGAATATTATCTGCCGCCAACTTTGAGTCCCCGTCGAAAAAATCCTTCCCTTCTACCATTACCTTGGTCACTTTTTTTCCTTCCACCTCTATTTGCCCATCATCATTTATTTCTACCCCAGGCAAATTGGCAAGCACATCCTTAAGCTTCTTTTCCGTACCTGTAACAAAGGAATCCGTATCATAGACTATGGTATCACCTTTCACCGAAATAGGCATCTCATAGGTAACTTCAACCTCGTCCAATTGATTGGTTTGTTCATAAAGAACAATGTCCTTATTTACATCGGCCGTAGGTGCCGTAAAAGAGAATTCTTCCGTTTTAAAACCCAAATAGCTTACGCGGACGTTAAAATTTGAACCCGCTTTTAAATTTAGTTTATAGAGTCCACTATGGTTTGTAATACCGTAAGATTCCAAGGCCTTGGTTTCTGTATTTATGGCAATGACATTTGCCATATCTACCCCCACTCCGGTGGAATCCTTAACAATTCCCGTAAGGGTAATTTCTTGACCCAAAGCTGCAGAAAAAGCAAAAACAGCTACTAGTACGGAATAAAAACATTTATTGTACATCTAAAAAAAATTAAAATATCTAATGGTTGATAATAAAAAAGCAAAGAACTAAGGCCTGCCACCGCCTCCACCTCTATTTCCACCTCCGCCGCCACCACGACGGAAATTCTCCCGCATTTCGGCCATCTTGTCCTTGGATATTTTATCATATTCCTCCTGGGTAACGTTCTTACCTTTACTTGGAGCCTTTATCTCCTTCTTCTCTGTTGGGTTGAGCACTAATTTTGTACATAGTATAACCGTAACATCATCCTTGACCTCCAGAATTAGGCCTGGTAGTCCCCAATATTCTCCTGGACCTTGATTTACCGGAACATCCGGGGCATACCAAGCGGTTATTTCAATTTCCTTTTCTGTAAATTCCTCCTCCTTATTTTCATCGTTGTCCGCTCCCCTACGAAAAATAGCCCTCATATTGGGCCTCTTAATGGTTCTGGTTGCTGTAGCCTTAAAAGCAGTATAATTACCGATCTGTTTTGTTTCTCCACCGAGTTTCCATTCCAAGATTGGCAATTTATCATCCACCAAAAAAATCTTTCCAAAAAGTTCATTTTTAACCAAATATCTACCATCCCTTACATCTTTATAATAATCACCTCCGGCTCCGCTCATCATTCCAAATCGCCCACCACCCCTTTGGTTGCCAGGCTGCTCCAATCTTTCCTCCTCCTTATAAATAGATGTGGATTTGTCAAAGGTTAAAATATAGGTCCGCTCATTGGCTTCCTTCATCCTTTGCATTATTTCCTTCTTTCTATCCTCCGGTATTTGTCTTCCGCCAAAATCCATATTAACAGTAGTCTTACTAAAATAGGTAGCCTCTCCCTGAAAATCCTGGGCATAAATTCCGAATTGGGATGCAAATAGAATCAAAAAGAAAAAATGGAAATTTTTCATTATTTTACATTTTATATCAAGTTTAAGACTACAACAATTTGATTTGGTTTAATCCAAAATCAATAAAAAATACAAATATCCTGTCCTGTAAGTTTTTTATCGGATTATCATCCAAAGATTTTAACATGCACCCGATATCTTGTATATTGTACCTCTTTATTACAAGTGCAAAAAACACTAACCATAATTACAAACCTATGCATATCGCCGTTGCAGGAAATATTGGGGCTGGCAAAACAACCTTGACAAGATTATTATCCAAACACTACCAATGGGAGGCCCAATTTGAAGATGTGGTTGACAATCCCTATTTGGACGACTTTTACAATCAAATGGAAAGATGGAGCTTTAATCTCCAGATATACTTTTTAAACAATAGGTACAGACAAATTTTACAGATAAGGAAGGGCGGCAAAGACACTATTCAAGATAGGACTATCTACGAGGATGCCCATATTTTTGCCCCCAACCTCCATGCCATGGGTTTAATGACCAATAGGGATTTTAGCAATTACACCAGTCTATTCGAATTAATGGAAACATTGGTACAGCCTCCAGATCTATTAATTTATTTAAGAAGTTCCATCCCAAATTTGGTGAATCAAATCCACAAGCGAGGACGCGAATATGAAAACAGCATTTCTATCGACTACCTAAGCCGATTGAACGAACGTTATGAAGCATGGGCGCAAAGCTATGAAAAGGGCAACCTCTTGGTCATTGATGTAGACAAATTAAATTTTGTGGACGAACCGGAAGATTTGGGCTTGGTCATCAATAAAATTGATGCCGAGATCAATGGCCTTTTTTAAACCACGAACCTAAGAAACCTTATAGGCAATAGAAAAATTACACCTGCAATAGTTCTTATCTTATTTCATCTAAAGGTCTTTGATCACAATTTTTTAAACCCACTTGATCATAAATGCCAGGAAGCAGGCCATAGCCATATTAAAAATATGCCTACAATTATAGCTATTCCAAAGGAAAGCGCAATCCATTTCGCCAACTGTTTGGTACCCAAAATTCCTGCCATAACACCCTTAAAAACCAAATTTGACAAGCTGGCCAAAAGTATAAGTTTCCAACCCGTAGACACGTTTAAGGCATCGATTTTAATTAGCTGCGACAAAGATAGGGTTATGGCATCCACGTCTGTTAGTCCGCTTATTATAGCCACAATATATAGGGCGTCATCTCCAAACTCCTCATTGGCAAATGCTACCGCCAACAATATGGCCCCGTAAAGCAACCCAAATACCAACGCACTTTTAAATTCGGCAGGGTTTTCCGGTTCAGGCATTGTATCATCCTTGGAATCCTTGTTTATACTATAGAACATACCCAGACAAATAAGTGCCATGACTACAAATTCTACCATTAATGGCAGTAGAATTACAGGTAATTTTTCTGGTATTACCACCCCTATCTCTACCATTACCCTGGCCAGGGATATGGCAGAAGCAACGGTGATCACAAAGGCCGCCATTTTGCTTATGGATGCCGTATCTACAGTTTTACGGGCATAACTAACGGTGGTTGCCGTACTACTGATCAATCCCCCCAAAACACCATTGGAAATAATCCCCAACTTTTTCCCGACAAACTTATAAATAAAATATCCCAAGACACTCAGCCCTACTATGAGCGTAATCATTAACCAAATGTTTTGGGGATTAAGCACGTTGTAAGGCCCATAGGTTTTATTGGGAAGAATGGGAAGCACTACCAAGGAAATTCCTGCAAAGGTCATAATAGCGGAAAGATCCTTTTCCTGTAGTCTATTTATAAAACCATGAAGCCTTTCCTTTACATAAAGAAGTACAGACATGGAAACCCCAATTACAATGCCCAACACCCTATCCCCCATTACCAAATAAGCACCAATAGCAAACATCAATAAAGCGGCCACCTCCGTTGTCTGCCCAACATCCGGATTAGTAAATACCTTTATCTTTATAAAATTAGCGGCCACTAGAAGGGAGGTTAGGGCAACACCGAGAACAGGCAAAATAAAAGGGTTTTGATAGTCCCTACTTAAAAACCCCGCCAAAACTCCTAAAATTGCAATCAGGGTAAAGGTCCTTACCCCCGCCAACTCACTATTTGCCTTTTCCCGCTGAAGACCAACCAAAAGGCCCAATCCGAAAGCAATGCCGAGTGTAGTTAAATCGTG is from Arenibacter algicola and encodes:
- a CDS encoding deoxynucleoside kinase, translated to MHIAVAGNIGAGKTTLTRLLSKHYQWEAQFEDVVDNPYLDDFYNQMERWSFNLQIYFLNNRYRQILQIRKGGKDTIQDRTIYEDAHIFAPNLHAMGLMTNRDFSNYTSLFELMETLVQPPDLLIYLRSSIPNLVNQIHKRGREYENSISIDYLSRLNERYEAWAQSYEKGNLLVIDVDKLNFVDEPEDLGLVINKIDAEINGLF
- a CDS encoding GLPGLI family protein — its product is MKNFHFFFLILFASQFGIYAQDFQGEATYFSKTTVNMDFGGRQIPEDRKKEIMQRMKEANERTYILTFDKSTSIYKEEERLEQPGNQRGGGRFGMMSGAGGDYYKDVRDGRYLVKNELFGKIFLVDDKLPILEWKLGGETKQIGNYTAFKATATRTIKRPNMRAIFRRGADNDENKEEEFTEKEIEITAWYAPDVPVNQGPGEYWGLPGLILEVKDDVTVILCTKLVLNPTEKKEIKAPSKGKNVTQEEYDKISKDKMAEMRENFRRGGGGGGNRGGGGGRP
- a CDS encoding TonB-dependent receptor, producing the protein MYNKCFYSVLVAVFAFSAALGQEITLTGIVKDSTGVGVDMANVIAINTETKALESYGITNHSGLYKLNLKAGSNFNVRVSYLGFKTEEFSFTAPTADVNKDIVLYEQTNQLDEVEVTYEMPISVKGDTIVYDTDSFVTGTEKKLKDVLANLPGVEINDDGQIEVEGKKVTKVMVEGKDFFDGDSKLAADNIPANALDKIEVLRNFNEVTQMQGLTNDTDNVALNIKLKQGKKRFWFGEITAGYGTNDSYLAHPKLFFYSPDYSINIITDLNNIGEAPFNRRDYQSFTGGFRNLGSSSGSSIDIGGDGLGLSSLQNNRAKNIDTKFAAVNFSYSPKENWDLSGFGIYSYTGTLMEDQTRRVYISSNETEDATTSTDQTAHLGLAKFSSKYKPNDRFQFDYDILLKQSDDDEIENVISISTITDEITETKRQKPISVNQNANIYYTTLNSKNIFAFEAQHIYQDEDPFYNAIRDNFAFTDIFPVDEDQSIYDLNQGNNTITNKVDAKLDYYWVTGQKSNLNFTLGTTQSHQNFNSGIFQILDGGPPLTFTDSAFNNDVTYNVSDLYLGFHYKVIAGIFTFNPGVTLHQYGTKNEQLGTTVEDNLTALLPDLYINVQLKKSENIRFNYRVSRSFTDVNSFAEAYVLNNYNSVYSGNRDLESALNHNLSLNFFSFNMFNFTNIFGNITYTKRIDALKSASEIIGINRIGTTINSNLEDESLSANGRYQRTFGKIKASVGANVSWSATNNIIDLQPRRSESFTQNYNSSLATNFRNAPNLEVGYRYTVNNYDNGGRNTTFYTNQPYAKFDANFLKSFIFTLDYDYYKYMDKENTIDNTYSFLEGNLSYQKRDSHWEFGIKGTNLLGTDTLNRDSTNELFFTTSSYFIQPRYILFTVKYDL
- a CDS encoding MgtC/SapB family protein; translation: MDYHDLTTLGIAFGLGLLVGLQREKANSELAGVRTFTLIAILGVLAGFLSRDYQNPFILPVLGVALTSLLVAANFIKIKVFTNPDVGQTTEVAALLMFAIGAYLVMGDRVLGIVIGVSMSVLLYVKERLHGFINRLQEKDLSAIMTFAGISLVVLPILPNKTYGPYNVLNPQNIWLMITLIVGLSVLGYFIYKFVGKKLGIISNGVLGGLISSTATTVSYARKTVDTASISKMAAFVITVASAISLARVMVEIGVVIPEKLPVILLPLMVEFVVMALICLGMFYSINKDSKDDTMPEPENPAEFKSALVFGLLYGAILLAVAFANEEFGDDALYIVAIISGLTDVDAITLSLSQLIKIDALNVSTGWKLILLASLSNLVFKGVMAGILGTKQLAKWIALSFGIAIIVGIFLIWLWPASWHL